The genomic stretch TTGCCTTTAATAAAATTTCTTTCAATTTATTCTTTTTATCCATAGAACCACCATATTTAAAAATTCTCTTTAAGTTTTTCTAACTCATTTTTCATATCAACAATATTCTTAATCTTTCTAATGAAAAATTCGTCAATATTTGTTAATTCACAGATTTTTTCAACGCTCCAACCTTTCTCTAATGCCTTTGCTATAACAAAAATCCTCTCATCAGTTGGATTTTTCAAAATATCTTCAATTTCTTCCTCACTGTAATCCTTATCCTTTCCATCTCCAATTAATCCCAATCTTCCGATATCTAAACTTCTAATAGCCTTTTGTAAAGCTTCTTCAAAAGATCTACCTATTGCCATCACTTCCCCAGTAGATTTCATACTCGTTCCTAATCTCTTATCTACAGTTTTAAACTTATCAAATGGCCATCTTGGTATTTTCACAACTACATAATCCAATGTAGGCTCAAAGCTTGCTGGTGTCTCTTTAGTAACATCATTTAATATTTCATCCAATGTTTTTCCAATTGCTATTTTAGCGGCAATTCTTGCTATTGGATAACCAGTAGCCTTACTTGCTAAAGCTGAACTTCTTGAAACTCTTGGATTAACTTCAATAACTCTATACTCAGTCATTTCCTTATTTACAGCAAACTGTATATTACAACCTCCTTCAACTCCCAAGTGTCTTATAATTTTTATAGCCGCATTCCTTAATTTTTGATAAAACTCATCTGGTAATGTCTGTATTGGAGAGACAACAATACTCTCTCCTGTATGTATTCCCATTGGATCTATATTTTCCATACCACAAACAATAATACATGTATCTTTTCTATCTCTCATAACCTCTAACTCAAATTCTTTCCAACCTAAAACACTCTCATCGATTAAAACTTGGTTAATTATAGAATATTTTAAACCTTTTGATGTAATATCTATTAACTCCTCCTCATTGTGGGCTATTCCTCCACCAGTTCCTCCTAATGTAAATGCAGGTCTAACAATAACTGGATAACCAATTTCTTCAGCAAATTTTAATGCCTCATCAACTGAATTAACTGCCTTACACTTTGTAACTGGCTCGTTAATTTCAGCCATTGCCTTAGCAAAAAGCTCTCTATCTTCTGCTATTTCAATCGTTCTTATATTTGAACCTAATAATTTTATTCCGTATTTGTCTAAAATTCCTCTTCTATGTAACTCCAAAGCCAAATTAAGCCCAGTCTGTCCTCCCATTGTTGGTAAAATAGCGTCTGGTCTCTCTTTTTCAATAATCTTTTCAACTATTTTTGGATGTAATGGCTCTAAATAAACTTTATCAGCCATTTCAATATCTGTTTGTATTGTTGCGGGATTTGAATTAACTAAAATAGTATAAATTCCCTCTTCTTTCAAAGCTTTACAAGCCTGAGAACCAGAAAAATCGAACTCTGCTGCCTGTCCAATAACTATTGGTCCAGAACCAAAAACCATAACTTTATTAATACTCTCCATCAATATTCACCACACTTATTAAACCTAATTAAAATATATAAACTTCAAATAAGAGTATCCTTTTCATAATAATCAGTTAAGGTTTTTAAAGTTAATGGTGATGAATATGGAAAATGTGAAAAAAAAGATTTTAGCAATTGCATTAAAAAACGCTATAGATCACAATGGTAAAGCTAATCCTAAGGCAGTTTTGGGTAGATTTTTGGCAGAAAATCCAGAATATAGAAAAAAAGCTAAGGAAGTTTCACAAGTTGTAGAAAAAGTTGTCAAAGAAATAGAAAATTTATCTATAGATGATCTGAAAAAAATGCTAAAGGATTTGGGAGTAAATGTTGAAGAAAAAGGTAAGAAGGAGAAGGACTTAGAGTTACCAAATGTAAAAGATAAGGTTGTTATGAGATTTGCACCAAATCCTTCTGGGCCTTTACACATAGGACACGCAAGAGCGGCAGTTCTAAACGATTACTTTGTCAAAAAGTATGGAGGAAAATTAATTTTGAGATTAGAAGATACTGATCCAAAAAGAGTTTTACCTGAAGCTTATGATATGATTAAGGAAGATTTGGATTGGTTGGGAGTTAAAGTTGATGAAATTGTAATACAATCAGACAGAATGGAAATTTATTACGAATATGGAAAAAAATTAATAGAAATGGGATATGCCTATGTTTGTGAATGTGAGCCAGAAGAATTTAGAAAATTGAGAAATAAAGGAATTCCTTGTAAATGTAGGGAGAGGAGTGTTGAGGAAAATTTAGACCTTTGGGAAAAAATGCTTAATGGAAAAATAGAAAATGTTGCTGTTAGGTTAAAAACAGATATAAGGCATAAAAATCCATCAATTAGAGATTTTCCAATATTTAGAATTGAAAAGACCCCTCACCCAAGAACTGAAGATAAATATGTTGTTTATCCATTAATGAACTTCTCAGTGCCTATTGATGATTACTTGTTAGGAATGACACATGTTTTAAGAGGAAAGGATCATATTGTAAATACTGAAAAGCAATCTTATATATATAAATACTTCAATTGGAAGATGCCAGAATTTATACATTATGGAATTTTAAAAATAGAAGATACAGTTTTAAGCACATCATCAATTTATAAAGGAATTAAAGAAGGGCTTTATAGTGGATGGGATGATGTTAGATTGGGAACTTTAAGAGCTTTAAGAAGGAGAGGAATTAAAGCGGAGGCGATATATGAGATAATGAAAAGAATTGGTATTAAGCAGGCAGATGTTAAATTTTCGTGGGAGAATTTATATGCAATAAATAAAGAATTAATTGATAAAGATGCAAGAAGATTTTTCTTCGTTTGGAATCCTAAAAAACTCGTTATTGAAAATGCTAAAAAGAGAATTTTAAATCTTAGAATGCATCCTGACAGACCAGAGTTTGGTAAAAGAGAACTAATATTTGATGGAGAAGTTTATGTAGTTGGAGATGAGATTGAAGAGGGTAAGATGTATAGATTAATGGAACTCTTCAATATAGTCGTTGAAAAAATTAATGATATAATTAAAGCAAAATATCACTCAGATGACTTCAAAATAGCAAGAAAAAATAAGGCTAAAATTATACATTGGATTCCTATAAAAGATAGTCTAAAAGTTAAGGTTTTAATGCCTACTGGTGAAATAAAAGAGGGCTTTGCTGAAAAAGATTTTAAAATAGTTAATGTAGATGATATTGTTCAATTTGAAAGATTTGGATTTGTTAGAGTTGATAAAAAAGATGATGAAATTATTTGTTGTTATGCTCACAGATAAAAATTATTTATTAAATCCCATCCTTTTATATTAAAAAATTAAATAAAAAAAGAAAAGTTAAAGGATTTAGAGGTTTTTAATTAAGTACTCTGCAGCTTCTCTTGTCTTATCTCTGTCTCCACCAGCAACTACAACAACATCGTATCCGTTTGCTGCACCTTTGACAATTTCGATAACTGGTCCTGATGTGTTGTTAATTGGAACTGGTAACTTACCACTATCTTGGAGTTCTTTTGTTAATTTGTTTGCAACTGGTCCTCCAACTAAGACTAAGTTCTTGTCTGCTGTGTCTAAGCTAACTTCAGTATCTAATTTTGCGATTGGTGCGGTTAATGCACATGGTTCAACTGCTAATGCTTTAATACCTTTTAATTTAACATCTGCATTTAATGCTGATACTGTTTCTCCAATATTTAAAGTAGTTTCAACACTTTTATCCATTGAGAAGTATGCATATAGCTTGTCATTTTTGTCTTTATCGTCTAATTTGAATGTTACATAATCTGCAATATCTAGCTCATCTCCACTATCTAAATTGTCTAATTTATCTCCTTCATATCTTAAAGCAATACCTGTTACATTGTCATTATTACTTATACTCTTTTCTAATGTAAGCCCATTACTTCCTTTTACAACTGCATAAATTTTCCAATCAGGTATGTATTCTTTTCCAAGATCTAATTCTTTAACATCTCTTGCAATTAATAATTCAGCATATCCATAATGTTCTCCAATATCCATCCAAGCACTGTGTACTACAACACCTACCTTATCTCCATATATAACCTTCATTGATGTTGTATTTGTTATAGTATCAGATTTTGTAGCAACAACTTTTCCATCTTTTAATATGTCAATAGTTACCTTGTATTCTCCCTCTTTTGTGGATTTTAATACTGAATCTACTTTAACTTCATAACCATTTCCTACATTGTATGTATCTCCCTCTTTTAAAACACCATCATATACTGGGGTACCAAGATATATAGTGTCCTCATCAGCGTCAATGTCAATTACTGCCTGTTCTTGACCTAAAAATGGTATTCTCATACCTCTATCTAATGGGATAGTATTAGTAAAGTTACTTTCGTCATCTTTGTATGCTAATGACATATAAATAGCACTTTTTTTCTCTATAGTTAATTCATCAGTACTATCATTCTTTAATGCTACAGCAACAAGTTCTCCTGCGTCATCATCACTACCATACCAATCTGATGGGTCAATATCTTCAATTTTTAACATTGTGGAAACATCTCCCAAGCTAACGACTTTATTTACATCGGTTCCTAAACCATTTAAGTTTAACATATTTACGGTAAGGTTACCTGCATCAGCAAGAGTTTCATTAATGTCATCGGAATAGTCACTATCTGAAGCAGCAACAAATACTGTATAGTTGTTTTGAGGAATATTATTTCCTGACTTTAGTATGTTGTAATCATCTGAATTAGCTTCAGCGTGAATCTTTAAGTCAGCACTACCATCTTCGACAGTACCCTCTTTGTAGCATAATGAACCTATTTTTGCAGCGATGTCTGCTGCTGAAACTACATCCATTGTTGATGGAGCGTTAGCTCCAACAACAACATAACAGTTTGGCTGTCCATCCTTAACTACAATATCTTTTATATCTTTTATATCTCCACCAACAACATTTACATCTGCAGCTACTCCACTTGCTAATGCAGTAGCTACCATTGCTCCTCCAACTGCAATTGCCCCTATTTTCTTTAAACTCATTGCCATATCTTATCACCTAAATTTTTTATAGTTGTTTTACTTTACGGATTATAACTTTAGGTGAACTAATATATATACCTTACGATATGAAACGGTTATAACGATTGTTTCATACTTTAAAATTTAGTTTATCTTTTTATATTTTATTTTGACTATAAAATTATTTTTAGATTGTTAAATAAAAAGGTTGTAAATGTTTGCAACTTTTTAAAAAGAATAAAAATTTATATAGATAAATATGAATATTTAATAGAAATTTATAAAAAAACTTGTAAGAAATAGTTCTAAAAACAATAATAAATTTGTGATAAAAATGAAGATAGCAATAACTGGAAAAGGTGGAGTAGGAAAAACATTTATTGCTTCAACTTTAATGAGATTATTTGAAAAAAAAGGTTTTAAAGTTATTGGAGTCGATTGTGACCCTAATCCTACATTAGCATTATCTTTTGGAATTGAAGATACCCTTATACCCTTATCAAAAAGGCATGATATAATAGAAGAAAGAACTGGGGCAAAGCCTGGAACTTATGGAAGTATTTTTAAATTAAATCCAAAAGTGGATGATTTAATCGATAAAGTTGGATATAAGATAGGAAATATCACTATATTAGTTATGGGAACTATAGAGGAGGGAGGGGAGGGTTGTGTATGTCCTGCGTCTGTTTTGTTGAGGAGATTACTTAGGCATTTAATAGTAAAAAGAGATGAAGTAGTTATATTAGATATGGAGGCTGGAATAGAACATTTTGGAAGGAAAACCATTGAAGATGTAGATTTAATGCTAATTGTTATTGAACCAACTAAAAAGTCATTAATAACTGCTAAAAGAATGAAAAAATTGGCTAATGATTTAGGAATAAAAAATATTAAAGTTATTATCAATAAAGTTAGGAATGAAGATAAAGAATTATTAAAAAATATTGTTGAGAAAGAACTTGGTTTAGAGATTTTAGGATTTGTTCCTTATGATGAAAATGTTATTGAAGGTGAGTTTTTAGGAAAACCAATTAATTTAGATTCTAAATCTACAAAAGAAATAGAAAAAATATTTAATCGTATTTTAGAGTTGAAGAAAAATATTTAACTTTTATTTATTTTTATTTTTTAATTTATTGAATTTAAAATAGGGTTCTCTTCTATTTATGCACTCAATAAAATATGGTTCTAAATTTTCTCCATTTCTTAAAGGAGTTAAAACATCAACTAAATTATCATCTCTCAATAGGCATGGCTTTAAGTAGCCATCATGAGTTAATCTAATCCTTGTACAATGCATACAAAATTCACTGTTATCCATGGGTCTTACGAACTCTATTTCTAAATTATCTACAATGTATTTTTTCCTATTATGCATAAATTTCCTTGTTATAACCTTGTCAGATTTTTCTTTAATTTCATTTTCTATTGTAGAAATGTCATAGTAATATTTTTTAAGTTCTTCATTTAAAGGAATAAATTCAATAATTTGTAAAATAGCCCCAATATTTCTACAAAATTTCATAATATCGGGTAAATTTTTAATGTTTAAAGTCATAGCTAAAAAATTAATTTTTAGCGGTGTT from Methanocaldococcus lauensis encodes the following:
- the carB gene encoding carbamoyl-phosphate synthase large subunit, with product MESINKVMVFGSGPIVIGQAAEFDFSGSQACKALKEEGIYTILVNSNPATIQTDIEMADKVYLEPLHPKIVEKIIEKERPDAILPTMGGQTGLNLALELHRRGILDKYGIKLLGSNIRTIEIAEDRELFAKAMAEINEPVTKCKAVNSVDEALKFAEEIGYPVIVRPAFTLGGTGGGIAHNEEELIDITSKGLKYSIINQVLIDESVLGWKEFELEVMRDRKDTCIIVCGMENIDPMGIHTGESIVVSPIQTLPDEFYQKLRNAAIKIIRHLGVEGGCNIQFAVNKEMTEYRVIEVNPRVSRSSALASKATGYPIARIAAKIAIGKTLDEILNDVTKETPASFEPTLDYVVVKIPRWPFDKFKTVDKRLGTSMKSTGEVMAIGRSFEEALQKAIRSLDIGRLGLIGDGKDKDYSEEEIEDILKNPTDERIFVIAKALEKGWSVEKICELTNIDEFFIRKIKNIVDMKNELEKLKENF
- the gltX gene encoding glutamate--tRNA ligase → MKKKILAIALKNAIDHNGKANPKAVLGRFLAENPEYRKKAKEVSQVVEKVVKEIENLSIDDLKKMLKDLGVNVEEKGKKEKDLELPNVKDKVVMRFAPNPSGPLHIGHARAAVLNDYFVKKYGGKLILRLEDTDPKRVLPEAYDMIKEDLDWLGVKVDEIVIQSDRMEIYYEYGKKLIEMGYAYVCECEPEEFRKLRNKGIPCKCRERSVEENLDLWEKMLNGKIENVAVRLKTDIRHKNPSIRDFPIFRIEKTPHPRTEDKYVVYPLMNFSVPIDDYLLGMTHVLRGKDHIVNTEKQSYIYKYFNWKMPEFIHYGILKIEDTVLSTSSIYKGIKEGLYSGWDDVRLGTLRALRRRGIKAEAIYEIMKRIGIKQADVKFSWENLYAINKELIDKDARRFFFVWNPKKLVIENAKKRILNLRMHPDRPEFGKRELIFDGEVYVVGDEIEEGKMYRLMELFNIVVEKINDIIKAKYHSDDFKIARKNKAKIIHWIPIKDSLKVKVLMPTGEIKEGFAEKDFKIVNVDDIVQFERFGFVRVDKKDDEIICCYAHR
- a CDS encoding S-layer protein encodes the protein MAMSLKKIGAIAVGGAMVATALASGVAADVNVVGGDIKDIKDIVVKDGQPNCYVVVGANAPSTMDVVSAADIAAKIGSLCYKEGTVEDGSADLKIHAEANSDDYNILKSGNNIPQNNYTVFVAASDSDYSDDINETLADAGNLTVNMLNLNGLGTDVNKVVSLGDVSTMLKIEDIDPSDWYGSDDDAGELVAVALKNDSTDELTIEKKSAIYMSLAYKDDESNFTNTIPLDRGMRIPFLGQEQAVIDIDADEDTIYLGTPVYDGVLKEGDTYNVGNGYEVKVDSVLKSTKEGEYKVTIDILKDGKVVATKSDTITNTTSMKVIYGDKVGVVVHSAWMDIGEHYGYAELLIARDVKELDLGKEYIPDWKIYAVVKGSNGLTLEKSISNNDNVTGIALRYEGDKLDNLDSGDELDIADYVTFKLDDKDKNDKLYAYFSMDKSVETTLNIGETVSALNADVKLKGIKALAVEPCALTAPIAKLDTEVSLDTADKNLVLVGGPVANKLTKELQDSGKLPVPINNTSGPVIEIVKGAANGYDVVVVAGGDRDKTREAAEYLIKNL
- a CDS encoding ATP-binding protein — translated: MKIAITGKGGVGKTFIASTLMRLFEKKGFKVIGVDCDPNPTLALSFGIEDTLIPLSKRHDIIEERTGAKPGTYGSIFKLNPKVDDLIDKVGYKIGNITILVMGTIEEGGEGCVCPASVLLRRLLRHLIVKRDEVVILDMEAGIEHFGRKTIEDVDLMLIVIEPTKKSLITAKRMKKLANDLGIKNIKVIINKVRNEDKELLKNIVEKELGLEILGFVPYDENVIEGEFLGKPINLDSKSTKEIEKIFNRILELKKNI
- the moaA gene encoding GTP 3',8-cyclase MoaA, with the translated sequence MKDRYGREIRSFRISVTNKCNLQCFYCHKEGHNLDNNNNRYIKPEEFGVIVKTSTKFGVRKVKISGGEPLIRNDICEIIENVKDKKIKEISLTTNGIFLEKYAEKLKDAGLNRVNVSLDTLNPKLYKEITKFGDVEKVINGIKKAIDVGLTPLKINFLAMTLNIKNLPDIMKFCRNIGAILQIIEFIPLNEELKKYYYDISTIENEIKEKSDKVITRKFMHNRKKYIVDNLEIEFVRPMDNSEFCMHCTRIRLTHDGYLKPCLLRDDNLVDVLTPLRNGENLEPYFIECINRREPYFKFNKLKNKNK